In a genomic window of Pseudoglutamicibacter albus:
- a CDS encoding peptidase inhibitor family I36 protein, with the protein MKIKKLCASLAVVAAGFGFAQPAQAALQAAPKKCGGNLVCLYAHADYGGFLGSRRAGLGLMNISPKANDKMSSWINRTTRNASWFEHANGKGKCYTMRQNSINNFVGWPPNDTASSWRTNRGC; encoded by the coding sequence ATGAAGATCAAGAAACTTTGTGCGTCTCTCGCAGTAGTGGCCGCTGGGTTCGGTTTTGCTCAGCCTGCGCAAGCTGCCCTACAAGCTGCTCCTAAAAAATGCGGTGGTAACTTAGTTTGCTTGTATGCCCATGCCGACTATGGAGGCTTTTTGGGGTCTCGTCGAGCGGGGCTCGGTTTGATGAACATCTCGCCCAAAGCAAACGACAAGATGAGCTCGTGGATCAACCGAACTACCAGGAATGCTTCTTGGTTTGAGCACGCAAACGGTAAAGGGAAGTGCTATACGATGAGGCAGAATTCAATCAACAATTTTGTTGGGTGGCCGCCTAACGATACCGCTTCTTCGTGGCGGACGAACCGCGGTTGCTAA
- a CDS encoding TrkH family potassium uptake protein, protein MTPRYIRNPQDGQHNVLLRGMQQARNHTNRLIASSPARLTILVFAVGIAFFTTLLSLPIASRTGEPTPLADAMFTAVSAFCVTGLTTVSTAGHWTFFGQLVMIIAVFVGGLGIMTLASMLSMAVSRKLGVRGKLMAQTAMSQTASSKLGEVGSLLRVVITTAVSIQFVIALCLTIRFWVRGEDFSRGLWHGIFYAVSAFNNAGFTAHVDDLANFSHDLWILLPLMIAVFTGALGFPVMLVLVRHHFHAHKWNLHTKLTVTTALILLVVGWVIWGGIEWNNKATIGDLPVGDKIIYALFASIMTRSGGMALVNQTDLHPATMVVTDALMFIGGGSASTAGGIKLTTFAILFLAILAEARGTEHVHVYGRRLPEAALRIAIAVTALAASIITLGITLILFAKPDAPLEHVLLESISAFATVGLSTNLSAELPDFGKYVLCGLMFTGRLGTVTFATALTLRQSRQLYQLPEERPIIG, encoded by the coding sequence ATGACACCACGCTACATCCGCAACCCCCAGGACGGGCAACACAATGTCCTGTTACGCGGTATGCAACAAGCGCGGAACCACACCAACCGGCTCATCGCGAGCTCCCCCGCCCGGCTCACCATCCTCGTCTTCGCCGTCGGCATCGCCTTCTTCACAACCCTGCTCTCGCTACCCATCGCATCACGCACCGGCGAACCAACCCCACTCGCTGACGCGATGTTCACCGCCGTATCCGCGTTCTGCGTCACCGGCCTCACCACCGTCTCAACCGCCGGACACTGGACCTTTTTCGGCCAGCTCGTCATGATCATCGCCGTGTTCGTGGGCGGCCTCGGCATCATGACGCTCGCCTCAATGCTTTCGATGGCGGTGTCCCGCAAACTCGGCGTCCGAGGCAAACTCATGGCGCAAACCGCGATGTCCCAAACCGCGTCATCAAAACTCGGCGAAGTCGGCTCCCTACTCCGCGTCGTCATCACAACAGCAGTCAGCATCCAGTTCGTGATCGCGCTCTGCCTCACCATCCGGTTCTGGGTCCGCGGCGAAGATTTCTCCCGCGGGCTCTGGCACGGCATCTTCTACGCCGTATCCGCATTCAACAACGCCGGATTCACCGCCCACGTTGATGACCTCGCCAACTTCAGCCACGACCTGTGGATCCTCTTGCCTCTCATGATCGCCGTGTTCACCGGCGCGCTCGGCTTCCCCGTCATGCTCGTGCTCGTGCGCCACCACTTCCACGCGCACAAATGGAACCTCCACACCAAGCTCACCGTCACGACCGCACTCATCCTCTTGGTCGTCGGCTGGGTCATCTGGGGCGGCATCGAATGGAACAACAAAGCCACCATCGGCGACCTGCCAGTCGGCGACAAGATCATCTATGCCCTCTTCGCCTCCATCATGACCCGCTCAGGCGGCATGGCGTTGGTCAACCAAACCGACCTCCACCCCGCAACCATGGTCGTGACCGACGCCCTCATGTTCATCGGCGGCGGCTCCGCATCCACAGCGGGCGGCATCAAACTCACCACATTCGCGATCCTCTTCCTCGCGATCCTCGCCGAAGCCCGCGGCACAGAACACGTCCACGTCTACGGGCGCCGCCTCCCCGAAGCCGCTCTGCGCATCGCGATCGCCGTGACCGCACTCGCAGCAAGCATCATCACGCTCGGGATCACCCTCATCCTCTTCGCGAAACCCGACGCACCCCTGGAACACGTACTCCTCGAATCCATCTCCGCATTCGCTACCGTAGGACTATCAACCAACCTCTCAGCCGAACTACCCGACTTCGGCAAATACGTCCTCTGCGGACTCATGTTCACCGGACGCCTCGGAACCGTAACCTTCGCAACCGCACTCACCCTGCGGCAAAGCCGCCAGCTCTACCAGCTACCAGAAGAAAGGCCAATCATTGGCTGA
- a CDS encoding glutaredoxin family protein — MKVELYTKPGCHLCEAARATLEEVCAERGVAWTDVDISADAELMDRFAEEIPVLMVDGVQRDFWHIDPERLRRILSE, encoded by the coding sequence ATGAAGGTTGAGTTGTACACCAAGCCGGGGTGTCATTTGTGCGAGGCTGCGCGGGCCACGCTGGAGGAGGTCTGCGCTGAACGTGGGGTGGCGTGGACGGACGTCGATATTTCTGCTGATGCGGAACTCATGGACCGTTTCGCGGAAGAGATACCAGTGCTCATGGTGGATGGCGTGCAGCGCGATTTCTGGCACATAGATCCGGAGCGGCTGCGAAGAATCCTCAGCGAATAG
- a CDS encoding helix-turn-helix domain-containing protein, with product MTEPSNFSDARFMTVAEVADVMRVSKMTVYRLVHSGELPAVQFGRSYRVPESAVQHYLGQAMTQNFQGNRQTGTA from the coding sequence ATGACTGAACCCAGCAACTTCTCTGATGCTCGTTTCATGACCGTTGCAGAGGTCGCGGACGTAATGCGTGTATCCAAGATGACTGTGTATCGTCTGGTTCATTCTGGCGAGTTGCCTGCGGTTCAGTTTGGTCGCTCTTACCGCGTTCCGGAGTCTGCTGTGCAGCACTATCTTGGCCAGGCCATGACGCAGAACTTTCAGGGGAATCGCCAGACGGGTACTGCCTGA
- a CDS encoding ArsR/SmtB family transcription factor, with protein sequence MPTQEYAGCVVQDIFHVVSDPTRRQLVELLSEADELSVSDLVASVEASQPTVSKHLKVLRDAGVVQTRADGQRRLYSLVPDSLLGALEWLTSVHDAAAGTGSDAIESGEAEGVEESAESIEHPGVAEGAEIEVADAESRAAGEAESVADDAAHRIVQNVGRQIESVTEKAQTFFQRFGRRK encoded by the coding sequence ATGCCTACCCAGGAATATGCTGGGTGTGTGGTGCAGGATATTTTTCATGTTGTGAGTGATCCGACTCGACGGCAGCTTGTGGAGTTGTTGTCTGAAGCGGATGAGTTGAGTGTGTCTGATTTGGTGGCCTCGGTTGAGGCGAGCCAGCCGACGGTGTCGAAGCATTTGAAGGTGCTACGTGATGCGGGCGTGGTCCAGACGCGGGCTGACGGGCAACGGCGTTTGTATTCTCTGGTGCCGGATTCGCTGCTGGGTGCGCTGGAGTGGCTCACGAGCGTTCATGATGCGGCGGCGGGGACAGGCTCGGATGCGATCGAATCCGGCGAGGCGGAAGGGGTAGAAGAGTCGGCCGAGAGTATCGAGCACCCTGGGGTCGCTGAAGGCGCTGAGATTGAGGTCGCCGATGCTGAGAGTAGGGCCGCGGGTGAGGCCGAGAGCGTTGCTGATGATGCGGCTCACCGGATTGTGCAGAATGTGGGCCGTCAGATCGAGTCTGTGACGGAGAAGGCACAGACGTTTTTCCAGCGCTTCGGGCGCCGTAAGTAG
- a CDS encoding acetoin utilization protein AcuC produces the protein MSVMSSANPSVTVVYDRHMSAYRFSDNHPMNPERMRMTADLLEQLDVMEQVGGRFSSSYSASDDELFQIHTPEYVEAVKRAGEGHADEAFGLGTEDNPIFPDIHDAAARLYGASLMGAALVLGDSGVPVVNFGGGMHHAHSGSASGFCIYNDAAAAILRLLSSGVKKVMYIDVDAHHGDGVQGIFYDDPRVMTVSLHESGRSLFPGTGFPNETGGPNAPNSAVNVALPAGIRDNGWLRAFTAIVPAVARAFEPEVIVSQHGCDGHELDPLTNLRLSIDGQRQTAIEIAYLAQELTENRWLATGGGGYDIARTVPRAWTHLVAVAAGKPLDVQTPVPQKFRDYISERYGVDAPEKMGDEAELWWRGWEMGYDPADPVDRAIMATRKEAFPGLGLDPWFD, from the coding sequence ATGAGTGTGATGTCTTCAGCGAACCCTTCGGTGACTGTTGTTTATGACCGGCATATGAGTGCGTACCGGTTTTCTGACAATCACCCTATGAATCCTGAGCGGATGCGGATGACTGCTGATTTGTTGGAGCAGTTGGATGTGATGGAGCAGGTGGGTGGCCGGTTTTCGTCTTCGTATTCGGCTTCTGATGATGAGCTTTTTCAGATTCATACGCCTGAGTATGTTGAGGCGGTGAAGCGTGCGGGTGAGGGGCACGCGGATGAGGCTTTTGGTTTGGGTACGGAAGATAACCCGATTTTCCCGGATATTCATGATGCTGCTGCGCGCTTGTATGGGGCTTCGTTGATGGGGGCTGCCCTGGTTTTGGGTGATTCGGGTGTGCCGGTGGTGAATTTTGGTGGCGGTATGCATCACGCGCATTCGGGCAGTGCGAGTGGTTTCTGTATCTATAACGATGCCGCGGCAGCTATTTTGCGTTTGCTTTCCTCGGGTGTGAAGAAGGTGATGTATATCGATGTGGATGCTCACCATGGTGATGGTGTGCAGGGTATTTTCTATGATGATCCGCGTGTGATGACGGTGTCTTTGCATGAGTCGGGGCGTTCACTGTTTCCGGGGACGGGGTTCCCGAACGAGACGGGTGGGCCGAATGCACCGAATTCGGCGGTGAATGTCGCGTTGCCGGCTGGTATTCGGGATAACGGCTGGTTGCGTGCGTTCACTGCGATTGTTCCGGCTGTTGCGCGTGCTTTTGAGCCTGAGGTGATTGTTTCCCAGCATGGTTGTGACGGGCATGAGTTGGATCCGTTGACTAACCTGCGTTTGAGTATTGATGGCCAGCGGCAGACAGCGATTGAGATTGCTTACCTTGCGCAGGAGCTAACGGAGAACCGTTGGCTTGCCACGGGTGGTGGCGGTTATGACATTGCGCGGACGGTGCCGAGAGCGTGGACGCATTTGGTTGCGGTGGCAGCGGGTAAGCCGTTGGATGTTCAGACGCCGGTGCCGCAGAAGTTCCGTGATTATATTTCGGAGCGATATGGGGTTGATGCCCCGGAGAAGATGGGGGATGAGGCCGAGTTGTGGTGGCGTGGCTGGGAGATGGGCTATGACCCGGCTGACCCGGTTGATCGTGCGATCATGGCTACTCGCAAGGAAGCGTTCCCTGGCTTGGGGTTGGATCCATGGTTCGATTAA
- a CDS encoding ABC transporter ATP-binding protein yields MMTVVSVANVHKYLGVGAQRTHVLRGIDLQASAGEFVGLSGKSGSGKTTLLRAIAGLIPVDKGRIDVLGVDVGQASEAQVLSLRRSIVGFVHQDDLLIQELTAAENVMLVLAAAGVGEREAERLASETLARVGLDELVDRYPSELSRGQCQRVGIARALSGARRVLLADEPSAALDTDNSHSMFGLFQDLADAGCTVIATSHDPIMNEYCHTGYALVDGRIEAGDIRGG; encoded by the coding sequence ATGATGACTGTTGTGTCTGTGGCGAATGTCCACAAGTATTTGGGTGTTGGGGCTCAGCGGACTCACGTTTTGAGGGGTATTGATCTTCAGGCTTCGGCTGGAGAATTTGTTGGGTTGTCGGGTAAAAGCGGTTCGGGTAAGACGACGCTTTTGCGTGCTATTGCTGGTTTGATTCCTGTGGATAAGGGCCGGATTGATGTTCTTGGTGTAGATGTAGGTCAGGCCAGTGAGGCGCAGGTTCTTAGTTTGCGTCGTAGCATAGTTGGTTTTGTGCATCAGGATGACCTGTTGATTCAGGAGTTGACGGCTGCTGAGAACGTGATGCTGGTGTTGGCCGCGGCCGGGGTTGGCGAACGTGAGGCCGAGCGGTTGGCATCCGAAACTTTAGCACGCGTCGGATTAGATGAGCTGGTAGACCGGTATCCGTCTGAGTTGTCACGCGGACAGTGTCAGCGTGTGGGAATTGCTCGTGCCTTGAGCGGGGCGCGGCGAGTTCTTCTGGCAGACGAGCCTTCGGCTGCGCTGGATACGGATAATTCACATTCAATGTTTGGATTGTTCCAGGATCTTGCTGACGCTGGTTGCACAGTGATTGCCACGAGCCATGATCCGATCATGAACGAATATTGCCACACAGGGTATGCCTTGGTTGATGGGCGTATTGAAGCTGGTGATATTCGTGGTGGGTAG
- a CDS encoding 30S ribosomal protein bS22 produces the protein MGSVIKKRRKRMSKKKHRKQLRKTRHQRRNKK, from the coding sequence ATGGGTTCCGTCATTAAGAAGCGCCGTAAGCGTATGTCGAAGAAGAAGCACCGTAAGCAGTTGCGTAAGACTCGCCACCAGCGTCGCAATAAGAAGTAA